GAAGCAACCATCAAACGAAACCGAATCCTTAGAAGCGTTGAGGGCTTTACTTTCTTGTCCGACTGCATCTATCGGAACACAAGATCGAGCCGATCTTCAAAAAGCTAAGCAATCTTTTCCGTCATTGATTCAAGAAAATGTATATCATTGCGGCTATCATTCCAGAGCTTCTTTCGGCGCTTTTTCCTATTTAATCGTTCGGGATTCGGGAAATGTCTTGATCGACTCTCCTCGATTCGTTCCGTCGTTGGCGGAAAAGATACGTTCTTTGGGAGGAGTTCGGTACCATTATCTCACTCACAGAGACGATATAGCCGATCATGCGAAATTTAGAGAGGAATTTCATTGTGACAGAATTATTCACGAAGAGGACGCCGACGCTGTCGGTCAGCCGGAAATAATCCTTAAAGGAAAGGAGAATTACCGTTTGGATGAGGACCTTCTAATAATTCCCACACCCGGTCATACCCGAGGGCATTCCGTCTTACTCTATGCGGATCAATTTCTTTTTACAGGGGATCATCTTGCGTTCGATCCGGAGCGGGAACGTCTAATCGCCTTTAGAAACGCTTGTTGGTATTCATGGCCCGAGCAGAAAAAATCAATGCAGTCTCTTACAAATATAGAATTCGAATGGGTGTTACCGGGACATGGGCATCCGTTCCAGGCCTC
This window of the Leptospira broomii serovar Hurstbridge str. 5399 genome carries:
- a CDS encoding MBL fold metallo-hydrolase, whose protein sequence is MATVSKRRSENVSGNFYVDSSCIDCETCRILAPEVFSESGGASYVQKQPSNETESLEALRALLSCPTASIGTQDRADLQKAKQSFPSLIQENVYHCGYHSRASFGAFSYLIVRDSGNVLIDSPRFVPSLAEKIRSLGGVRYHYLTHRDDIADHAKFREEFHCDRIIHEEDADAVGQPEIILKGKENYRLDEDLLIIPTPGHTRGHSVLLYADQFLFTGDHLAFDPERERLIAFRNACWYSWPEQKKSMQSLTNIEFEWVLPGHGHPFQASKERMHEMLLKCIEWM